In Pseudomonas lalkuanensis, the following are encoded in one genomic region:
- a CDS encoding Hsp20/alpha crystallin family protein, with amino-acid sequence MDKLVELKHGLEETWHSLGEGWRQLRDRASEALTRFTPVNRSRSSSEEPSLPPALASNWGLLAGDLYENGEQIVIRLEVPGMVKDDLDLEVHGDALIIRGEKRIEQEQGNGRYRVRQCTFGSFRRSFQLPAPVIAEKARARCSNGVLRVELPKEERVRGRRIEVRSG; translated from the coding sequence TGGACAAACTAGTTGAACTCAAGCATGGCCTGGAGGAAACCTGGCATTCGCTGGGCGAGGGCTGGCGCCAGCTTCGCGATCGTGCGAGCGAGGCACTGACGCGCTTCACACCCGTCAACCGGAGCAGGAGCTCGTCGGAGGAGCCCTCGTTGCCACCGGCACTCGCCTCGAACTGGGGATTGCTGGCCGGCGATCTCTACGAGAATGGCGAACAGATCGTCATTCGCCTCGAGGTGCCAGGAATGGTGAAGGACGATCTGGATCTGGAGGTGCACGGAGATGCTCTGATTATCCGCGGTGAGAAGCGCATCGAGCAGGAACAGGGTAATGGGCGCTACCGTGTCCGGCAGTGCACCTTCGGTAGTTTCCGGCGCAGCTTCCAGCTTCCCGCACCGGTCATTGCCGAGAAGGCCAGAGCCAGATGCAGTAACGGCGTGCTGCGAGTCGAGCTGCCCAAGGAAGAGCGCGTGCGTGGCCGACGCATCGAGGTTCGCTCGGGCTGA